The proteins below come from a single Rosa rugosa chromosome 2, drRosRugo1.1, whole genome shotgun sequence genomic window:
- the LOC133728659 gene encoding G-type lectin S-receptor-like serine/threonine-protein kinase At1g67520 produces the protein MAGGVDLISLVFMWSLWSAACNGATNTLKPGESLNSSSLLVSAKGKFTMNFRAHELDPNHSYLVITWNGSHNYAWVANREASILYPSGALTLDRNNTLKVTHRDGDALVLYSADSETISGDAAATLMDDGNFVLQEMSSDGSAKRVLWQSFDYPGDVLLPGMKLGVNRSNGHNWSLSCWFTERSAVPGPFTLDWDPDGHDLKIKRRGVVYWSSGVFRDGSFENIKEKRYNFSIVSKKNEEYFSYTTLDENAVSEWLLTTIGRLKDFDESIDIAKADSCYGYNTDGGCQIWDQPKCRRSSAVFEQQNGYFNPTGASGTTATSTSDSNTSLSISDCKAACWADCNCIGFLFLFPNQTGCRYWTGNLKFIADSISYNSNVVYVLTTKSVDSRDASHKWIWIGIALVAVLLAMVFCSMCYLLRRRKLAGENQRNVQDMLNMINSNIPTNASGLQNDHGKGGHDLRVFKYPSIIAATCNFSDENKLGEGGFGPVYKGKLVTGQEVAVKRLSECSGQGISEFKNELILIHELQHTNLVKLFGFCIQDEERMLIYEYMTNKSLDYFLFDSTRCQQLDWNKRFNIIGGIAQGLVYLHNYSRMRVIHRDLKASNVLLDERMNPKISDFGMARIFMNDEQEANTMKIVGTRGYMSPEYVMGGNFSIKSDVYSFGVLMLEILSGRRNNSFYNDDRAFNLVGYAWALWKEGAGLRLMDPTLGDSCHEHQLLRCIHVGLLCVEENAASRPTMLDVIPMLTNESMSLPVPTKPAFCTERNVITDAIDGSGSETVSSINAISNSGVDGR, from the exons ATGGCTGGCGGTGTCGATTTGATTTCCTTGGTGTTTATGTGGAGCTTGTGGAGTGCTGCCTGTAATGGTGCAACAAACACACTGAAACCAGGTGAAAGTCTAAATTCTTCAAGCTTGTTAGTTTCTGCAAAGGGGAAGTTCACTATGAATTTTCGTGCTCATGAGCTTGATCCAAACCATAGCTACTTAGTTATAACGTGGAATGGGAGTCATAACTATGCGTGGGTTGCGAATAGAGAAGCATCCATTTTGTACCCTTCTGGAGCTCTTACATTGGACAGGAACAACACATTGAAGGTTACTCACAGAGATGGGGATGCCCTGGTGCTTTACTCTGCTGATTCGGAGACTATCAGTGGTGATGCTGCGGCTACTCTTATGGATGATGGGAATTTTGTGCTGCAAGAAATGAGCTCTGATGGATCGGCGAAGAGGGTTTTGTGGCAGAGTTTTGATTATCCTGGAGATGTGCTTCTGCCAGGTATGAAATTAGGGGTTAACCGTAGTAATGGCCACAATTGGTCACTGTCGTGCTGGTTTACTGAGAGAAGTGCGGTGCCAGGACCTTTCACTCTTGATTGGGACCCTGATGGACACGACTTGAAAATTAAGCGGCGTGGGGTGGTGTATTGGAGTAGTGGAGTGTTTCGAGATGGGAGTTTTGAAAATATTAAGGAGAAGAGGTATAATTTTAGCATTGTTTCAAAGAAGAATGAAGAGTATTTCAGTTACACTACTTTAGATGAAAATGCTGTATCAGAGTGGCTGCTAACCACAATAGGGCGACTGAAAGACTTTGATGAATCAATTGATATTGCAAAAGCAGATTCCTGTTATGGGTATAACACTGACGGTGGATGCCAGATTTGGGACCAGCCAAAGTGTCGGCGTTCTAGTGCTGTATTTGAGCAACAAAATGGTTACTTTAATCCAACAGGTGCTAGCGGCACTACTGCAACATCAACAAGTGATTCAAATACAAGTCTCAGTATTAGTGACTGTAAGGCTGCTTGTTGGGCAGATTGTAACTGTATTGGATTCCTCTTTCTGTTTCCTAATCAGACTGGATGTCGGTATTGGACTGGAAACTTGAAATTCATTGCAGACAGCATAAGTTATAATTCAAATGTTGTATATGTTTTAACAACAAAGTCAGTCGACAGCAGAG ATGCATCGCATaagtggatatggattggtaTTGCACTTGTCGCTGTTCTTCTGGCAATGGTGTTTTGTAGCATGTGCTACCTACTACGAAGAAGAAAACTTGCAG GTGAGAACCAAAGAAATGTCCAGGATATGCTGAACATGATAAATTCTAATATACCTACTAATGCTAGTGGACTTCAAAATGATCATGGAAAGGGGGGACATGATTTAAGGGTATTTAAGTATCCATCTATCATAGCCGCCACCTGCAACTTCTCTGATGAAAATAAGCTAGGAGAAGGCGGTTTTGGACCTGTTTATAAG GGGAAATTGGTGACCGGACAAGAAGTGGCAGTGAAGAGGCTTTCAGAATGTTCAGGACAGGGAATATCGGAGTTTAAGAATGAGTTGATACTTATACATGAACTCCAGCATACAAACCTTGTTAAGCTCTTCGGATTTTGCATTCAAGATGAAGAGAGGATGTTGATATACGAGTACATGACAAACAAAAGCTTGGATTACTTTTTATTTG ATTCAACTAGATGCCAGCAGCTAGATTGGAACAAACGTTTCAACATAATTGGAGGAATTGCTCAAGGTTTGGTTTACTTGCACAATTATTCCAGAATGAGAGTAATTCATAGAGATTTAAAAGCAAGTAATGTTCTGCTTGATGAAAGGATGAATCCCAAAATTTCCGACTTTGGAATGGCAAGGATTTTCATGAATGATGAACAAGAAGCAAATACTATGAAGATTGTTGGGACCCG TGGTTATATGTCTCCCGAGTATGTTATGGGGGGAAATTTTTCCATAAAATCGGATGTCTATAGTTTCGGAGTGTTAATGCTTGAAATCCTAAGTGGTAGGAGAAACAACAGCTTCTACAATGATGATCGCGCCTTCAACTTAGTTGGCTAT GCATGGGCGTTATGGAAAGAAGGTGCAGGACTAAGATTAATGGATCCGACACTTGGCGATTCATGTCATGAACATCAATTGTTGAGGTGCATCCATGTTGGTCTGCTCTGCGTGGAGGAAAATGCAGCTAGTCGACCCACGATGTTAGATGTGATACCTATGCTGACCAATGAAAGCATGTCTTTACCAGTTCCTACAAAACCAGCATTCTGTACAGAAAGAAATGTGATCACAGATGCTATAGATGGAAGCGGATCGGAAACGGTTTCATCTATAAATGCTATCTCCAATTCTGGTGTTGATGGGCGTTAA
- the LOC133731101 gene encoding zeaxanthin epoxidase, chloroplastic-like, with the protein MGDENPFTIFLYRVFLGHKQYFVSSDVGAGKMQWYAFHKEPAGGADAPNGKKERLLKIFDGWCDNVVDLLLATEEDAILRRDIYDRTPTLSWGKGNVTLLGDSVHAMRPNLGQGGCMTIEDGYQLAVELEKALKKSSELGTPPDIAASLSYETSRKLRVAIIHGMARMAAIMASTYKASLRVGLGHYYKNCITQHPSEYRSIIVCDEV; encoded by the exons ATGGGAGATGAAAATCCTTTCACCATATTTCT GTATCGAGTATTTCTGGGGCACAAACAATACTTCGTTTCTTCAGACGTAGGTGCAGGAAAGATGCAATGGTATGCATTTCACAAGGAACCAGCTGGTGGTGCTGATGCCCCCAATG GTAAAAAGGAAAGGTTGCTTAAAATATTTGATGGGTGGTGTGATAATGTGGTAGATTTGCTACTTGCCACAGAGGAAGATGCAATTCTACGACGTGACATATATGACAGGACACCAACTTTATCCTGGGGAAAGGGTAATGTGACCTTGCTTGGAGATTCTGTCCATGCTATGCGGCCAAATTTGGGTCAAGGGGGATGCATGACCATTGAG GATGGTTATCAACTTGCAGTGGAGCTTGAAAAAGCTCTGAAGAAAAGCAGTGAACTGGGAACTCCTCCTGACATTGCTGCTTCTTTAAG CTATGAGACATCTAGAAAACTGCGGGTTGCCATTATTCATGGAATGGCTAGAATGGCTGCAATTATGGCTTCAACTTACAAGGCTTCTCTGCGTGTAGGACTTggtcactactacaaaaactgcatcacacaacaCCCATCAGAATACCGGTCCATTATCG TTTGTGACGAAGTTTAG